In Helianthus annuus cultivar XRQ/B chromosome 9, HanXRQr2.0-SUNRISE, whole genome shotgun sequence, the following are encoded in one genomic region:
- the LOC110908197 gene encoding zinc finger CCCH domain-containing protein 62 isoform X3, with protein sequence MAIGNSDVILISSDDEDDGETNFVTAAVNPDIVLISSDDDDGERNLDEGVASEHEADYIQFDEYESDKEEDDDVEKLNVEECVDNNNNNQGGNDLHALSLNECKTYLRKHGMRVSGTKEECIQRIEEHNRLKDGNAESLYPKSSFSINCTGDACRGDIVLFKQNMYNNQRDIIGRRTVAGRIVNESYSASTEHTFSVEVLWSKWFKKLDPLSILLVKGRNLYQFGTFRQAWESEAERSEVLKEKHERGKEARRKRKWKETEFDVGDNKGKKRHKVSHKVSSHSKHKHANKNTKAHYQDVLFQSLDLKRSTQLTYHSDPNCSMYSDHHLQEASVPLTYDTTLQLNDLPPGSSVGHSHLNNEQQGPNQALSQPPDHHHHDSESPVHRSIDEKAMIHFPESSFSINCTGDARERDVVLFKQPVYMRGKVTEKKRTVAGRIVKVRQCESGDEHKFLIKVLWTIPSIINRRRFTMRVRSHNLYKYGAFRQPWKNEAMRSKMFEEKHGPVTRKLRRKLKKMDSALNKNKGFILMLP encoded by the exons ATGGCGATTGGCAATTCCGACGTAATTCTAATATCTTCCGACGACGAAGACGACGGCGAAACAAACTTTGTGACGGCGGCTGTCAATCCTGACATAGTTTTAATATCTTCCGACGACGACGACGGCGAAAGAAATCTGGATGAAGGAGTAGCATCGGAACATGAGGCTGATTATATCCAATTCGATGAGTATGAGTCGGATAAAGaggaagatgatgatgttgagaagTTGAATGTTGAAGAATGtgttgataataataataataatcaag GAGGTAATGATTTACATGCACTAAGTCTTAATGAGTGTAAAACATACTTGCGGAAGCATGGAATGAGGGTATCTGGAACAAAGGAAGAGTGCATACAGCGAATCGAAGAGCACAATAG GTTAAAAGATGGAAACGCAGAATCATTATATCCCAAATCATCATTTTCCATTAATTGCACTG GTGATGCATGCAGAGGAGATATTGTGttgttcaaacaaaacatgtaCAACAACCAACGCGATATAATTGGGAGAAGAACTGTTGCTGGGAGGATAGTCAATGAAAGTTATAGTGCTTCAACGGAACATACGTTCTCG GTCGAAGTGTTGTGGAGCAAATGGTTCAAAAAACTCGACCCACTTTCCATTTTGCTGGTAAAAGGTCGCAATCTTTACCAGTTTGGGACCTTCAGACAG GCTTGGGAGAGTGAAGCAGAAAGATCAGAAGTGCTTAAAGAGAAACATGAGCGAGGTAAAGAAGCTAGGCGTAAACGAAAATGGAAGGAAACAGAATTTGATGTCGGTGACAATAAAG GTAAAAAGCGTCATAAGGTATCCCATAAAGTATCATCTCATAGTAAACACAAGCATGCGAATAAGAATACAAAAGCTCACTATCAGGATGTACTGTTTCAAAGTTTGGATTTGAAAAGGTCAACACAATTGACTTATCACTCAGACCCGAATTGTTCCATGTATTCTGACCATCACCTTCAAGAAGCATCAGTGCCGTTAACTTATGACACAACTCTGCAGCTTAATGATCTACCACCTGGCAGTTCTGTGGGTCACAGTCATCTCAACAACGAACAACAAGGACCTAATCAGGCCTTATCTCAGCCGCCTGATCACCATCATCACGACTCTGAATCACCTGTTCACAG GTCAATAGATGAAAAGGCTATGATACATTTTCCGGAATCATCGTTTTCCATCAACTGCACGG GCGATGCACGCGAAAGAGATGTTGTTTTGTTCAAACAACCGGTATACATGAGAGGAAAAGTTACGGAAAAGAAAAGAACGGTTGCTGGGAGGATAGTTAAAGTACGCCAATGTGAATCAGGAGATGAACATAAATTCCTG ATTAAAGTGTTGTGGACCATACCCTCTATAATCAACCGCCGACGCTTCACTATGCGAGTGAGAAGTCACAATCTCTACAAGTATGGGGCATTCAGACAG CCTTGGAAGAATGAAGCAATGAGATCAAAAATGTTTGAAGAGAAACACGGGCCAGTTACCCGTAAACTACGACGGAAATTGAAGAAGATGGACAGTGCTTtgaataaaaataaag